A single Chlorocebus sabaeus isolate Y175 chromosome 3, mChlSab1.0.hap1, whole genome shotgun sequence DNA region contains:
- the FAM216B gene encoding LOW QUALITY PROTEIN: protein FAM216B (The sequence of the model RefSeq protein was modified relative to this genomic sequence to represent the inferred CDS: inserted 1 base in 1 codon), whose translation MGQNWKRQQKLWNVPQLLFIRVXSIYDTSLLKDLNQGQQRYFYSIMRIYNSRPQWEALQPRYIHSLQHQQLLGYITQWEALSYALVPRDSTKTASAKVAPQRTISWKTSAMTRRCPSVLPVSVVLPRAQSKRGQMLRN comes from the exons ATGGGACAAAACTGGAAAAGACAACAAAAGCTCTGGAATGTTCCACAGCTTCTTTTCATTCGAG TCTCCATCTATGATACTTCCTTACTAAAG GACCTCAACCAAGGGCAACAGCGCTACTTTTACAGCATTATGAGGATTTACAACTCCAGGCCCCAGTGGGAGGCCCTGCAGCCCCGCTACATTCACAGCCTTCAGCACCAACAGCTGCTTG GCTATATTACTCAATGGGAAGCCTTGTCTTATGCTCTTGTGCCTAGAGATTCAACCAAGACAGCCTCAGCCAAGGTAGCTCCTCAAAGAACCATTTCCTGGAAAACTTCAGCCATGACAAGAAGATGTCCATCAGTACTACCTGTGTCTGTGGTTCTACCTAGGGCCCAAAGTAAAAGGGGCCAAATGCTCAGGAACTGA